One part of the Humulus lupulus chromosome 9, drHumLupu1.1, whole genome shotgun sequence genome encodes these proteins:
- the LOC133799336 gene encoding secreted RxLR effector protein 161-like gives MVDPHLYQSTIGALQYMTITRLDLAYIVSKVSQFLQALKDVHWQACKRVLQYLKNTATYGVSFQKSLAKTPDLQGYSDADWASFPDDRRSTGAYCVYLGSCLISWSSKKQTVVAHSSIESEYRTLAHVATEVIWLKGLLKEMHVANVPTKGLSVERFFTFRDKLQVVVSPFRLRGNVEKPLDS, from the exons ATGGTTGATCCTCATTTGTATCAAAGTACAATTGGTGCGCTGCAGTACATGACAATAACGAGACTAGATTTAGCCTATATTGTTTCCAAAGTAAGTCagtttcttcaagctctcaaggACGTACATTGGCAAGCTTGTAAAAGGGTCTTGCAATATTTGAAGAATACTGCCACTTATGGAGTTAGTTTTCAGAAGAGTTTAGCCAAAACTCCTGATTTACAAGGCTATTCCGACGCTGATTGGGCGAGTTTCCCAGATGATCGCAGGTCTACAGGTGCTTATTGTGTTTATTTGGGGTCGTGTTTGATCTCCTGGAGTTCAAAGAAGCAGACTGTTGTAGCTCACTCTAGTATAGAGTCCGAATACAGAACATTGGCTCATGTTGCCACTGAAGTTATATGGTTGAAAGGCTTGCTCAAAGAGATGCAT GTTGCTAATGTGCCTACAAAAGGTCTATCTGTTGAAAGATTTTTCACGTTCAGAGACAAGCTTCAAGTTGTTGTTTCTCCCTTTCGCTTGAGGGGGAATGTTGAGAAACCATTAGACAGTTAG